In Campylobacter vicugnae, a genomic segment contains:
- a CDS encoding undecaprenyl-diphosphate phosphatase yields MDIISAIILGIVEGLTEFLPVSSTGHMILTSHFLGLEQTQTLKCFEVVIQLGSILAVVWAFKERLVSDFSLWIKLVIGFIPTAIIGFLAYKHIKELFDPNTVAYMLIIGGIIFIIVELFQKRPSYTPTTNHLHNLSYKQAFIIGLSQCLAMIPGTSRSGATIITGLLCGLNREVAARFSFLLAIPTMFAAATYDSYKNRDIFITNLDQIWIFLLGSAVAFIVALAIIKLFLHFVAKFSYISFGVYRIILGIIFLVFAPNVI; encoded by the coding sequence ATGGATATAATATCAGCGATAATCTTAGGCATAGTAGAGGGGCTTACTGAGTTTTTGCCAGTTAGTTCTACAGGTCATATGATTCTTACTTCACACTTTTTAGGCTTAGAGCAAACTCAAACATTAAAATGCTTTGAAGTTGTTATCCAGCTTGGTAGTATTTTGGCTGTAGTTTGGGCGTTTAAAGAGCGTCTTGTTAGTGATTTTTCTTTATGGATTAAGCTTGTTATTGGCTTTATCCCAACTGCAATTATTGGATTTTTGGCATATAAACATATTAAAGAGCTATTTGACCCAAACACTGTGGCGTATATGCTAATAATTGGTGGTATTATATTTATAATAGTTGAATTATTCCAAAAACGCCCTAGCTATACCCCTACTACAAATCACTTACACAATCTTAGCTACAAGCAAGCATTTATTATAGGTCTTAGTCAATGTTTAGCTATGATTCCAGGTACTTCTCGTAGTGGTGCTACCATCATCACTGGGTTGCTTTGTGGTTTAAATCGTGAAGTAGCTGCTAGATTTAGTTTTTTACTTGCTATTCCTACTATGTTTGCAGCTGCTACATATGATAGTTATAAAAATAGAGATATATTTATTACGAATTTGGATCAAATTTGGATATTTCTACTTGGCAGTGCAGTAGCTTTCATAGTAGCACTAGCTATTATTAAACTATTTTTACATTTTGTAGCTAAATTTAGCTATATTAGTTTTGGAGTGTATCGCATAATTTTAGGTATAATCTTTTTAGTATTTGCTCCAAATGTTATTTAA
- a CDS encoding lipocalin family protein: MFEALIGDINLEKYMGQWLQMAAKPAFFQSGCNKSYAKYKLEYEGDTPIVKVENSCFKNGKLSVSNGTARVKSGRTLSVKFSPFMNIFNKPNYEIYYIDKGYNVAVVGSPNKDYLWILSRQVISKEQILELLKIANSVGFDISDIKFDMWEK; this comes from the coding sequence ATGTTTGAAGCATTAATTGGCGATATAAATTTAGAAAAATATATGGGGCAGTGGTTGCAAATGGCAGCTAAGCCAGCTTTTTTTCAAAGTGGTTGTAATAAATCTTATGCTAAATATAAATTAGAGTATGAAGGCGATACTCCTATAGTTAAAGTTGAAAATAGCTGTTTTAAAAATGGAAAATTATCAGTATCTAACGGTACTGCAAGAGTAAAAAGCGGCCGCACACTCTCAGTTAAATTTAGCCCATTTATGAATATATTTAATAAGCCAAACTATGAGATATATTATATAGATAAAGGTTATAATGTAGCTGTTGTAGGTAGTCCAAATAAGGATTATCTATGGATATTATCTCGTCAAGTAATTTCAAAAGAGCAAATTTTAGAATTATTAAAAATAGCAAATAGTGTTGGTTTTGATATTAGCGATATTAAATTTGATATGTGGGAAAAATGA
- a CDS encoding amino acid ABC transporter ATP-binding protein → MIKTINLTKNYGDLCVLNGINTQINKGEVVAVIGPSGGGKSTFLRCLNRLEEPTDGEIIIDGQNILDKKVNINKIRQKVSMVFQHFNLFANKTVMQNLTLAPIQAKLCSESEAKDRAIELLKKVGLESKADVYPHKLSGGQKQRIAIARSLALKPEVILFDEPTSALDPEMIGEVLSIMKEVANEGLTMVVVTHEMGFARNVASRIFFMDKGVIAVDGCPKTIFEDTTHPRLNEFLNKVLNH, encoded by the coding sequence ATGATTAAAACAATAAATTTAACAAAAAATTATGGTGATTTATGCGTTTTAAATGGTATAAATACGCAGATAAATAAAGGTGAGGTAGTAGCTGTAATTGGCCCAAGTGGCGGCGGTAAAAGTACATTTTTACGCTGTTTAAATAGATTAGAAGAGCCTACAGATGGAGAGATAATAATAGATGGCCAAAATATCTTAGATAAAAAAGTCAATATTAATAAAATTAGACAAAAAGTAAGCATGGTATTTCAGCATTTTAATCTATTTGCCAATAAAACTGTAATGCAAAATTTAACATTAGCTCCAATTCAAGCCAAATTATGCAGTGAATCTGAGGCAAAAGATAGAGCCATTGAACTTTTAAAAAAAGTTGGCCTGGAATCCAAAGCCGATGTATATCCGCACAAACTAAGTGGCGGCCAAAAACAAAGAATTGCAATCGCTAGAAGCTTAGCTTTAAAACCTGAAGTTATACTATTTGATGAGCCTACAAGTGCCTTAGACCCAGAGATGATTGGCGAGGTTTTATCTATTATGAAAGAAGTTGCAAATGAAGGGCTAACTATGGTTGTAGTAACTCATGAGATGGGATTTGCTAGAAATGTAGCTAGTAGAATATTTTTCATGGATAAAGGTGTAATTGCCGTAGATGGTTGCCCTAAAACAATATTTGAAGATACTACTCATCCAAGACTAAATGAGTTTTTAAACAAAGTACTAAATCACTAA
- the cas9 gene encoding type II CRISPR RNA-guided endonuclease Cas9 (Cas9, originally named Csn1, is the large, multifunctional signature protein of type II CRISPR/Cas systems. It is well known even to general audiences because its RNA-guided endonuclease activity has made it a popular tool for custom editing of eukaryotic genomes.) has translation MRVLGLDIGVTSIGWAIVEFDQDAKNEIDKKSNNKIIDLGVRLFDGVAEDRSGKLLAQNWRNSKSSRQRYKRKKERLKAIENEFKSIGFLDNSYNKEQFFAKFHFENKDIFILRAKALEEKLSPKQIFACIYYLAKHRGYRSGPVPQSSKSKSNNKDSVKTINEIQKTKSLLGYDIDKNSYQKTIAQYVVQNIHNSIYRNRDGQVVFMAQKEMIEYEAREILRYQSKFYKEIDDKFVDKIIDIINLKAPAIDEKSINEIIGDCAILKDERRAFKNSITATKSMIFQIINNTIQKYQLDPIDNLYIDAMNIIIKKGKLTFENLNSILSSNITTKDKEKLIDNKATNMLKDICKILNIDNYNDMNNKEDELNELIYIFAIYKDFMHCEEKFAQHLAKYSYTDSQKDEILNLCFNKISGTSNLSLKALKGIEPYLIDGYVYTIACDEYIKHLDDKSKIKANSIKSKYLKVLIKKENPRVRKIVNQAIILINTLIKNGAKFDQINIELARDLPLTTKEKKRYSESQKRNEENKKSAKAIVGQNAKNKDILKARLLIEQDYQCPYCNMKLNSSDIADNKVEIDHILPLSLSFDDSYTNKVLTHKECNQLKGQRIPRSGFLDDEWFVSHINSIPQSMSKRKRDNLLITLDEFEKHIENIEKSRALNETRYASRLIKNYIEENLKFEGNCSDISDIKNHNIKRNRVQVRNGSLTHILRNLWHIGDKNIDEQRYIKDRDIHTHHAQDAVIIAFSTQGMVKSICDISKRANNEYRVLPNSGEVIKQSKNSSIIELAQLSKDTNDRINRALHSSMPMVNMNETLNERLKWIIPSKKVDRLHNSRSVHEDTICSIRLKENGNYRRLKDKSEFEYLIKNNVDNLYVIKRVSVKDAISKTVKENKEDKFIFEYLIDKDSRNKELYSMLKNNDEDGLNRYFHGKSLDKAKISILSKYDNRMRYVRGGVANLDRQDRYLIYRKDGIYHVGVVYSGDDIKDDKSAVIDILKKGEKHTDHQKSNNGFEYVMTLYKNDLILYTKGKKEHIRYIDGINISNVDFDVSHPLINDNKNRKIALHVCNSIERLDIDILGNVYRNGKNFTKEAAQIIQNEINNKDK, from the coding sequence ATGAGAGTATTAGGATTAGATATAGGTGTAACATCTATAGGATGGGCTATAGTTGAGTTTGATCAAGATGCAAAAAATGAGATAGATAAAAAGAGTAATAATAAAATTATAGATTTAGGAGTTAGACTTTTTGATGGGGTTGCAGAAGATAGAAGCGGAAAGCTTTTAGCCCAAAATTGGCGTAATAGCAAAAGTAGCAGGCAAAGGTATAAACGCAAAAAAGAGCGTTTAAAAGCTATAGAAAACGAATTTAAATCAATTGGCTTTTTGGATAATAGCTATAATAAAGAGCAGTTTTTTGCTAAATTTCATTTTGAAAATAAAGATATATTTATCTTGCGTGCTAAAGCTTTAGAAGAAAAGTTAAGCCCTAAACAGATATTTGCTTGCATATACTATTTAGCAAAGCATAGGGGATATAGATCTGGTCCAGTTCCGCAAAGTTCTAAAAGTAAATCCAATAACAAAGATAGTGTAAAAACAATCAATGAAATTCAAAAGACAAAGAGTTTGCTTGGTTATGATATAGATAAAAATAGCTATCAAAAAACAATAGCACAATATGTAGTACAAAATATTCACAATAGCATTTATCGCAATCGTGATGGACAAGTGGTCTTTATGGCTCAAAAAGAGATGATAGAGTATGAAGCAAGAGAGATTTTAAGATATCAAAGTAAATTTTATAAAGAGATAGATGATAAATTTGTAGATAAAATTATAGATATTATCAATTTAAAAGCTCCAGCTATTGATGAGAAGAGTATAAATGAGATAATTGGCGATTGTGCTATTTTAAAAGATGAGAGAAGAGCTTTTAAAAATAGCATTACAGCTACTAAATCTATGATTTTTCAAATTATAAATAATACAATACAAAAATATCAACTAGATCCTATAGATAATCTATATATAGATGCTATGAATATTATCATTAAAAAGGGTAAATTGACATTTGAGAATTTAAATTCAATTTTATCATCTAACATAACAACCAAAGATAAAGAAAAACTTATAGATAATAAAGCTACAAATATGCTTAAAGATATTTGTAAGATTTTAAATATAGATAATTATAATGATATGAATAATAAAGAAGATGAGTTAAATGAGTTAATTTACATCTTTGCAATCTATAAAGACTTTATGCATTGTGAAGAGAAATTTGCCCAGCATTTGGCTAAATATAGCTATACAGATAGCCAAAAAGATGAGATTTTGAATTTATGTTTTAATAAGATATCTGGAACTTCAAATTTAAGTCTTAAAGCTTTAAAGGGTATTGAGCCATATTTAATAGATGGATATGTTTATACCATAGCATGTGATGAGTATATAAAACATCTAGATGATAAATCTAAAATAAAAGCAAATAGTATCAAAAGTAAATATCTAAAAGTATTAATTAAAAAAGAAAATCCAAGAGTTAGAAAAATTGTAAATCAAGCTATCATCTTAATCAATACTTTAATTAAAAATGGAGCTAAATTTGATCAGATTAATATTGAACTTGCAAGAGATTTACCACTTACTACTAAAGAAAAAAAGAGATATAGCGAGTCTCAAAAACGAAATGAAGAAAATAAAAAAAGTGCTAAAGCAATAGTTGGCCAAAATGCTAAAAATAAAGATATATTAAAAGCTAGATTATTAATAGAACAAGATTATCAATGTCCATATTGTAATATGAAATTAAATTCATCTGATATTGCTGATAATAAAGTAGAGATAGATCATATCTTGCCACTATCTTTAAGCTTCGATGATAGTTATACAAATAAAGTTTTAACTCATAAAGAGTGCAACCAGCTAAAAGGCCAAAGAATTCCAAGAAGTGGGTTTTTAGATGATGAGTGGTTTGTAAGTCATATAAACTCAATACCGCAATCAATGAGCAAAAGAAAAAGAGATAATCTTTTAATAACGCTAGATGAATTTGAAAAACATATAGAAAATATAGAAAAATCCAGAGCTTTAAATGAGACTAGATATGCTAGTAGGCTTATTAAAAACTATATAGAAGAGAATTTAAAATTTGAAGGAAATTGCAGCGATATATCAGATATTAAAAATCATAATATAAAAAGAAATAGAGTTCAAGTAAGAAATGGTAGCCTAACTCATATCTTACGCAATCTATGGCATATAGGTGATAAAAATATAGATGAACAAAGATATATAAAAGATAGAGATATTCATACACATCACGCTCAAGATGCGGTTATAATAGCATTTAGCACTCAAGGGATGGTAAAATCAATCTGCGATATATCTAAAAGAGCAAATAATGAGTATAGAGTATTGCCAAATAGTGGCGAAGTAATAAAACAGAGCAAAAACTCATCTATAATAGAGTTGGCTCAGCTTAGCAAAGATACAAATGATAGAATAAATAGAGCATTACATAGTAGTATGCCTATGGTTAATATGAACGAGACTTTAAATGAGAGATTAAAGTGGATTATTCCATCTAAAAAGGTAGATAGATTGCATAATAGTCGCAGCGTTCATGAGGATACAATATGCTCAATTAGATTAAAAGAAAATGGTAATTATAGAAGATTAAAAGATAAATCCGAATTTGAATATCTAATAAAAAATAATGTAGATAATCTGTATGTAATAAAGAGAGTAAGCGTAAAAGATGCTATCTCTAAAACAGTTAAAGAAAATAAGGAAGATAAATTTATTTTTGAATATTTAATAGATAAAGATAGTAGAAACAAAGAGTTATACTCTATGCTTAAAAACAATGATGAAGATGGATTAAATAGATATTTCCATGGCAAAAGCCTTGATAAAGCTAAAATAAGTATTCTAAGTAAATATGACAATAGAATGCGATATGTGCGTGGTGGAGTGGCAAATTTAGATAGACAAGATAGATATCTAATCTATAGAAAAGATGGAATATACCATGTAGGCGTAGTATATAGTGGAGATGATATCAAAGATGATAAAAGTGCTGTAATTGATATTTTAAAAAAAGGAGAAAAACATACTGATCATCAAAAAAGCAATAATGGATTTGAGTATGTAATGACTCTATATAAAAATGATCTGATTTTATATACTAAAGGCAAAAAAGAGCATATAAGATATATAGATGGTATTAATATATCTAATGTTGATTTTGATGTAAGCCATCCTTTAATTAATGACAATAAAAATAGAAAGATAGCACTACATGTTTGCAATTCCATAGAGCGACTTGATATAGATATATTAGGCAATGTATATAGAAATGGCAAAAACTTTACCAAAGAGGCAGCACAGATAATTCAAAATGAGATAAATAATAAGGATAAATAG
- a CDS encoding basic amino acid ABC transporter substrate-binding protein yields the protein MKLLFKLLISITMLIVAANAQTIKVGTNATYPPFEFVNEQNQITGFDMDLMAEIAKKVGFKFEIVNISFDSLIPALKAGKIDIIAAAMSATPERLKAVDFSKPYYHTMNLFIKRADNKELTKFEQLEGKKISAQLGTVQEMAAREIKNAQVMAIDEIFGAVMAVKNAKADALIVDSSIGYGYLKQNPDLVEFLHLPDGSEGFSFAFNKGKHTELQAKINAAIDELKKDGTYDKLLTKYDLK from the coding sequence ATGAAGCTACTATTTAAACTTTTAATTAGCATCACTATGCTAATAGTCGCAGCAAATGCTCAAACAATCAAAGTAGGCACAAATGCCACATATCCACCATTTGAATTTGTCAATGAACAAAATCAAATAACTGGTTTTGATATGGATTTAATGGCTGAAATTGCAAAAAAAGTTGGATTTAAATTTGAGATTGTAAATATCTCATTTGACTCTTTAATCCCTGCACTAAAAGCTGGTAAAATAGACATAATCGCAGCTGCTATGAGTGCTACACCAGAGAGATTAAAAGCTGTTGATTTTAGCAAACCATATTATCATACTATGAATTTATTTATCAAAAGAGCTGATAATAAAGAGCTAACTAAATTTGAGCAACTTGAAGGTAAAAAAATCTCAGCTCAGCTTGGCACCGTTCAAGAGATGGCAGCTAGAGAGATTAAAAATGCTCAAGTTATGGCTATTGATGAAATTTTTGGTGCTGTAATGGCGGTTAAAAATGCAAAAGCAGACGCTCTAATCGTAGATAGTTCAATAGGTTATGGATATCTTAAACAAAATCCAGATTTAGTTGAGTTTTTACATCTTCCAGATGGTAGCGAAGGCTTTAGTTTTGCATTTAATAAAGGCAAACACACAGAACTTCAAGCTAAAATTAATGCCGCAATCGATGAGTTAAAAAAAGATGGCACATATGATAAACTTTTAACTAAATATGATTTAAAATAG
- a CDS encoding transporter substrate-binding domain-containing protein, giving the protein MKNIFKIAIAILLTVATINAKEIVIGSDAEYPPFEYIDENGKIAGFDIDLIGEISKIAGFEYKFIKVGFDALIPALKAGKIDAIAAAMSATPERKKSVDFSDPYFFTKNLYLKLATNNSITNKEQLSKLKIGVMLGTVQEGVAHAIKGAKVIPTEGIAGSIMNLKAGKVDVVIVDSSVGFGYLKKNSDIISFLEEADGSDGFAFAFDKGKDSEFLAKFNAALKEVKENGTYDKLLIKYDLK; this is encoded by the coding sequence ATGAAAAATATATTTAAAATAGCAATTGCTATTCTTTTAACAGTAGCTACAATAAATGCTAAAGAGATTGTTATTGGTTCAGATGCTGAGTATCCGCCGTTTGAATATATAGATGAAAATGGCAAAATTGCCGGGTTTGATATAGATTTGATTGGAGAGATATCAAAAATCGCTGGTTTTGAATATAAATTTATCAAAGTAGGTTTTGATGCGTTAATACCAGCTTTAAAAGCTGGCAAAATAGATGCTATTGCAGCTGCTATGAGTGCCACACCAGAGCGTAAAAAATCTGTTGATTTTAGTGATCCATACTTTTTTACTAAAAATTTATATCTTAAATTAGCCACAAATAATAGCATAACTAATAAAGAACAACTTAGTAAATTAAAAATTGGCGTAATGCTTGGTACTGTTCAAGAAGGTGTAGCTCACGCTATAAAAGGAGCTAAAGTTATACCAACTGAAGGTATTGCTGGTTCAATTATGAATTTAAAAGCTGGCAAAGTAGATGTAGTTATCGTTGATAGCTCAGTAGGATTTGGATATCTTAAGAAAAATAGCGATATCATAAGCTTTTTAGAAGAAGCAGATGGTAGTGATGGGTTTGCATTTGCATTTGATAAAGGTAAAGATAGTGAATTCTTGGCTAAATTTAATGCAGCATTAAAAGAGGTTAAAGAAAATGGTACTTATGATAAATTACTTATCAAATATGACCTTAAATGA
- a CDS encoding uroporphyrinogen-III synthase → MIYLVSNTPYDDNDIVWLNLCKIKFFKFDVNLNKFDAIIVTSKNSINALKFNSIALTDILVFAIGKATALACKEFGFTQIYEAKNSHGDEFGAEILEKLYGKKVLFIKAKETVSNLDIYFSQNGIDIITVDGYENLILNPNDIKKPEPNSTIIFTSPMNTRAFIQNFGWDKSYQAVAIGKATAAALSSYCDNVIVSNTQNLKSCIELAKNISLLS, encoded by the coding sequence ATGATATATTTAGTTTCAAATACGCCATATGATGATAATGATATTGTATGGCTAAATCTTTGCAAAATTAAATTTTTTAAATTTGATGTTAATCTTAATAAATTTGATGCGATTATAGTAACTAGCAAAAACTCTATAAATGCACTTAAATTTAACTCTATAGCCCTAACTGATATTTTGGTTTTTGCTATTGGTAAGGCTACTGCTTTGGCGTGCAAGGAGTTTGGATTTACGCAAATTTATGAAGCAAAAAATTCGCACGGTGATGAATTTGGAGCTGAGATTTTAGAGAAATTATATGGTAAAAAGGTTTTATTTATCAAGGCCAAAGAGACAGTTTCAAATTTAGATATATACTTTAGCCAAAATGGCATTGATATTATAACAGTAGATGGCTATGAGAATTTAATATTAAATCCAAACGATATCAAAAAGCCAGAGCCAAACTCAACTATAATCTTTACAAGCCCTATGAATACACGGGCTTTTATACAAAATTTTGGCTGGGATAAGAGCTATCAAGCAGTCGCTATAGGCAAAGCTACAGCAGCAGCTTTAAGTAGCTATTGCGATAATGTTATAGTTTCAAATACACAAAATTTAAAAAGCTGCATAGAATTAGCCAAAAATATATCTCTATTATCTTAG
- the cas2 gene encoding CRISPR-associated endonuclease Cas2, which yields MNSEILMRIMVMFDLPVGSKKERKEAAKFRSSLLKCGFFMLQFSVYARIVRGYDKAEVITNKIKSKLPSKGNVRMITITEKQYANMVVLKGEPKNSTEKLSLEKSLFEF from the coding sequence ATGAATAGCGAGATTTTAATGCGTATTATGGTTATGTTTGATTTGCCAGTAGGGAGCAAAAAAGAGCGAAAAGAGGCTGCTAAATTTAGAAGTTCTCTTTTAAAATGTGGATTTTTTATGTTGCAATTTTCTGTATATGCTAGAATAGTGCGTGGATATGATAAGGCTGAGGTCATTACTAATAAGATAAAGTCTAAATTGCCTAGCAAAGGAAATGTGCGAATGATTACAATCACTGAAAAGCAGTATGCAAATATGGTAGTATTAAAAGGCGAACCAAAAAACTCTACAGAGAAACTAAGCTTAGAAAAAAGCTTATTTGAATTTTGA
- the thiE gene encoding thiamine phosphate synthase, whose translation MNQIYALTDQHFTPLNRLKAQINELLTSEVKIIQYRNKSQIHDIALLKDISQICKNSGAKFIINDDVQLAKIVDASGVHIGKDDDSLQKARDILGYNAYIGVSCYSDLERAKDAVKNGADYVAFGALFASPTKPNASICSLDIIKEAKNNLTSKIAVIGGINSSNLNIVKELKIDYIAIVSALYTPGSITQNLANLNTILKG comes from the coding sequence ATGAATCAAATTTACGCATTAACCGATCAACACTTCACTCCACTAAATAGACTAAAAGCTCAGATTAATGAGCTTTTAACTAGTGAAGTTAAAATCATTCAATACAGAAATAAAAGCCAAATTCACGATATCGCTTTGCTAAAAGATATAAGCCAAATTTGCAAAAATAGTGGTGCTAAATTTATAATTAACGATGATGTACAACTAGCTAAAATAGTAGATGCTAGTGGAGTTCATATAGGCAAAGATGATGATAGCCTACAAAAAGCTAGAGATATTTTAGGCTATAATGCATATATAGGAGTAAGCTGCTATAGCGATTTAGAGCGCGCTAAAGATGCAGTAAAAAATGGAGCTGATTATGTAGCTTTTGGGGCTTTATTTGCTAGTCCTACTAAGCCAAATGCGTCTATTTGCTCACTTGATATAATAAAAGAAGCCAAAAATAATCTAACTAGTAAAATCGCAGTAATAGGCGGGATAAATAGCTCAAATTTAAATATCGTTAAAGAGCTTAAAATTGATTATATAGCCATTGTTTCAGCACTATATACACCTGGGTCAATCACGCAAAATCTAGCCAACTTAAACACGATATTAAAGGGATAA
- the cas1 gene encoding type II CRISPR-associated endonuclease Cas1, with protein MAQKLNIYVSSDSKLSIKNSNLLLQKSDDIINIPIDIISSIVVDSYHSYFSQNLLSCLSRQGITLIICDEAHMPTTLLLPLCTHSVGNLNLRAQLKCKNQTKAILWQNIIKAKLNNQANLLDIFGLNSVDVLKNLANKVLLNDKDNKEAYGARIYFLSTFGDEFARRDGGFINSMLNFGYSLVRSKIARTIAAKGLMPQIGIYHDSFLNNFNLADDMIEPYRPFVDAYVFWYLQNSGEIDSEFDSTHKKFLISIFDKTILIDGKRFLLDIAIEQSIESLLRVFKDKENTRLLMPILDKDFLI; from the coding sequence GTGGCACAAAAGCTAAATATTTATGTGAGTAGTGATTCTAAATTAAGCATTAAAAATTCAAATTTATTACTTCAAAAGAGTGATGATATTATAAATATACCGATAGATATTATTAGCTCTATTGTGGTGGATTCATACCATAGCTACTTTTCTCAAAATTTATTATCTTGCCTATCAAGGCAAGGTATAACCTTGATAATATGCGATGAGGCACATATGCCTACTACTTTATTATTGCCACTTTGCACTCACTCTGTAGGCAATTTAAATTTAAGAGCTCAGTTAAAATGCAAAAATCAAACAAAAGCAATATTATGGCAAAATATAATAAAAGCCAAGCTAAATAATCAAGCAAATCTTTTAGATATATTTGGCCTAAATTCGGTAGATGTATTAAAAAATTTAGCCAATAAAGTATTGCTAAATGATAAAGATAATAAAGAAGCTTATGGAGCTAGGATATATTTTTTATCTACATTTGGCGATGAGTTTGCGCGTAGAGATGGCGGGTTTATTAATTCTATGTTGAATTTTGGCTACTCTTTAGTGCGATCTAAGATAGCTAGAACAATAGCAGCTAAGGGCTTAATGCCACAAATTGGCATTTATCATGACTCCTTTTTGAATAATTTTAACTTAGCTGATGATATGATAGAGCCATATAGACCATTTGTAGATGCTTATGTGTTTTGGTATTTGCAAAATAGCGGAGAGATTGATAGCGAATTTGACTCTACTCACAAGAAATTTTTGATATCAATATTTGATAAAACTATATTAATAGATGGTAAAAGATTTTTGCTAGATATTGCAATTGAACAAAGTATTGAATCTTTGCTTAGAGTATTTAAAGACAAAGAAAATACCAGACTTTTAATGCCTATTTTAGATAAGGATTTTTTAATTTAG
- a CDS encoding amino acid ABC transporter permease has translation MTKLLNEKFFKFIFSVSIIITGVWLTFPNELTSAQKSAYTNAYFTTIMLTFGGISIGIVLGFILAFLKFLNIKILSFFIDEYIDIIRGTPVLLQLMIFAFVILATLSDNFYAAVIALGLNSSAYVAEIVRSGINSVDRGQMEAARAMGLSYSVSMRLIIFPQAIKNILPALANEFISLFKETSVVGLIGIFDLTMQSKSLQATLFTPEPILFAGVVYYANVKLFSVMAKLLENRLNRHD, from the coding sequence TTGACCAAATTACTCAATGAAAAATTTTTTAAATTCATCTTTTCTGTTAGTATAATTATTACTGGCGTGTGGCTTACATTTCCTAATGAGCTTACATCAGCACAAAAATCAGCCTACACAAATGCATATTTTACTACTATTATGCTTACTTTTGGCGGGATTAGCATCGGTATTGTTTTGGGCTTTATATTAGCTTTTTTAAAATTCTTAAATATCAAAATTTTATCATTTTTCATAGATGAATATATAGATATTATACGCGGCACTCCTGTATTATTGCAATTGATGATATTTGCTTTTGTTATACTTGCTACGCTTAGCGATAACTTTTATGCAGCTGTGATTGCTTTAGGGCTTAATAGTTCTGCGTATGTCGCTGAGATAGTTCGCAGTGGTATCAATAGTGTCGATCGTGGTCAGATGGAAGCAGCTCGTGCTATGGGGTTAAGCTATAGTGTTTCAATGCGTCTAATTATATTCCCACAAGCGATTAAAAATATTCTACCAGCTCTTGCTAATGAGTTTATAAGCTTATTTAAAGAAACATCTGTAGTAGGATTAATAGGAATATTTGACTTAACAATGCAGAGCAAAAGCTTGCAAGCTACACTATTTACTCCAGAGCCAATTTTATTTGCTGGTGTGGTATATTATGCTAATGTTAAACTATTCTCCGTTATGGCAAAATTATTAGAAAATAGGCTAAATAGACATGATTAA